From Antennarius striatus isolate MH-2024 chromosome 14, ASM4005453v1, whole genome shotgun sequence, the proteins below share one genomic window:
- the LOC137607069 gene encoding zinc finger protein 2-like isoform X1: MEEPDVKGPVRSHTDVQQLSVIKVEVLHEELNWNLSPHRNNLLDVLHIKEEKTDGEDYEEPEPVRNSHQGRDGINSQCSEPETVDSKEEFTPKQQDWSPSLDQHDPPELFKIKEEEEELSVQEAEKLQGLEEGSVTKFTFTPVFVKSEEDDKDRTQSSQLHQTNQIKTEAEDCGGPEPDRNSESSESESDDSSDWEDSRKPEPGSDPFESDGTPEPGGKPFSCSLCGKSYLRKGSLRDHMKLHAEGKHFSCSFCSKKFYSRTGIERHTRIHTGEKPYSCYFCDRGFAQKSTLVSHLRIHTGEKPFKCSVCDVSFRLSCHLSKHEKLHSRVKFFSCSFCSKTFDQREALKEHRLVHKGEKPFSCSVCGKTFSRRVTLERHGTVHSGEKPFCCSVCGKGYTRPETLKHHMSVH, translated from the exons ATGGAGGAACCTGATGTCAAAGGTCCAGTCCGCTCACACACAG ACGTCCAGCAGCTGTCAGTGATTAAAGTAGAGGTTCTCCATGAAGAACTGAACTGGAACCTCAGTCCACACAGGAACAACTTGCTGGATGTGCTGCATATTAAAGAGGAAAAGACTGATGGAGAAGACtatgaagaaccagaaccagtcaGGAACTCACATCAAGGACGAGATGGCATTAATTCACAATGTTCTGAACCAGAGACTGTAGACAGTAAAGAGGAGTTCACCCCCAAGCAGCAGGACTGGAGCCCCAGTCTGGATCAGCATGACCCCCCAGAACTGTTTAAAattaaagaggaggaagaggaactcTCAGTTCAGGAGGCAGAGAAGCTTCAAGGTCTAGAGGAGGGTTCTGTCACCAAGTTCACGTTCACTCCTGTGTTTGTGAAGAGTGAAGAAGATGACAAAGACAGAACCCAGTCCTCACAGCTTCATCAGACCAACCAGATCAAAACTGAAGCTGAGGACTGTggaggaccagaaccagacagGAACTCAGAGTCTTCTGAGTCCGAGTCTGATGACAGTTCAGACTGGGAGGATTCCAGGAAACCAGAACCAGGTTCAGACCCGTTTGAAAGTGATGGAACACCAGAACCAGGAGGGAAACCGTTCAGCTGCTCACTTTGTGGTAAAAGTTACCTTAGGAAGGGCTCCTTGAGAGATCACATGAAGCTTCACGCAGAGGGAAAACATTTCAGCTGCTCTTTCTGTAGCAAGAAATTTTATTCTAGGACTGGAATCGAGAGACACACGAGAATCCATACAGGAGAGAAACCCTACAGCTGTTACTTCTGTGATCGAGGCTTTGCACAAAAATCCACTCTGGTCTCGCACCTTAGAAttcacacaggagagaaacccttcaagTGTTCCGTTTGTGACGTATCTTTCCGTCTATCGTGCCATTTGTCCAAACACGAGAAGCTTCATTCCAGAGTGAAATTCTTCAGCTGCTCTTTTTGCAGTAAAACATTTGATCAACGTGAAGCCCTGAAAGAGCACAGATTGGTTCACAAAGGAGAGAAGCCTTTCAGCTGCTCGGTTTGTGGTAAAACGTTTTCTCGGCGTGTAACCCTGGAACGACACGGGACGGTCCACTCAGGGGAGAAGCCTTTCTGCTGCTCCGTTTGTGGTAAAGGGTATACACGTCCTGAGACTCTGAAACACCACATGAGTGTCCATTGA
- the LOC137607063 gene encoding zinc finger protein 501-like isoform X2, translating into MEMLHIKEEKEEIWGHQEGEQHQDQMKTDGEDYEEPVRTRQELSHQRHNDNTSHCSKPVQTVDSKETFTPKQQDWSHSLDQHDPLEHQKIKEEEEELSVQQEDQLQGLEEGSVTKFTFTTVIVKSEEDDKDTPQSSQLHHTNQIKTEAEDCGGPEPDRNSESSESESDDSSDWDDSRKPEPGSDPLESDGTPEPGGKPFSCSLCGKSYLRKGSLRDHMKLHAEGKHFSCSFCSKKFYSRTGIERHTRIHTGEKPYSCYFCDLGFAQKSSLVSHLRIHTGEKPFKCSICDASFRISCHLSKHLKYHAREKCFSCSLCSKTFDQREALKEHRLEHKGEKPFSCSVCGKTFARRGTLERHGTVHSEEKPFCCSVCGKGYTRPENLKHHMSVHLEEKVPQSS; encoded by the coding sequence ATGGAGATGCTGCATattaaagaagaaaaggaggaaatcTGGGGCCATCAGGAAGGAGAACAGCATCAAGATCAAATGAAGACTGATGGAGAAGACTATgaagaaccagtcagaaccaggcAGGAACTCTCTCATCAAAGACACAATGACAATACTTCACATTGTTCTAAACCTGTACAGACTGTAGACAGTAAAGAGACGTTCACCCCCAAGCAGCAGGACTGGAGCCACAGTCTGGATCAGCATGACCCACTGGAGCACcaaaaaattaaagaagaagaagaggaactCTCAGTTCAGCAAGAAGACCAGCTTCAAGGTCTAGAGGAGGGTTCTGTCACCAAGTTCACATTCACTACTGTGATTGTGAAGAGTGAAGAAGATGACAAAGACACACCTCAGTCCTCACAGCTTCATCACACCAACCAGATCAAAACTGAAGCTGAGGACTGTggaggaccagaaccagacagGAACTCAGAGTCTTCTGAGTCCGAGTCTGATGACAGTTCAGACTGGGATGATTCCAGGAAACCAGAACCAGGTTCAGACCCGTTAGAAAGTGATGGAACACCAGAACCAGGAGGGAAACCGTTCAGCTGCTCACTTTGTGGTAAAAGTTACCTTAGGAAGGGCTCCTTGAGAGATCACATGAAGCTTCACGCAGAGGGAAAACATTTCAGCTGCTCTTTCTGTAGCAAGAAATTTTATTCTAGGACTGGAATCGAGAGACACACGAGAATCCATACAGGAGAGAAACCCTACAGCTGTTACTTCTGTGATCTTGGCTTTGCACAGAAATCCTCTCTGGTCTCGCACCTTAGAATTCACACGGGAGAGAAGCCCTTCAAGTGTTCCATTTGTGACGCGTCTTTCCGTATCTCGTGCCATTTGTCCAAACACTTGAAGTATCACGCCAGGGAAAAATGTTTCAGCTGCTCTCTTTGCAGTAAAACATTTGATCAACGTGAAGCCCTGAAAGAACACAGATTGGAACACAAAGGAGAGAAGCCTTTCAGCTGCTCGGTTTGCGGTAAAACTTTTGCTCGGCGTGGAACCCTGGAACGACACGGGACAGTCCACTCGGAAGAGAAGCCTTTCTGCTGCTCTGTTTGTGGTAAAGGGTATACACGTCCTGAGAATCTGAAACACCACATGAGTGTCCATTTAGAGGAGAAGGTACCACAGTCTTCATGA
- the LOC137607063 gene encoding zinc finger protein 32-like isoform X1, which yields MEEADGKAGVLSHTDVHQLSVIKVEVVHEELDQNLSPRRNNLMEMLHIKEEKEEIWGHQEGEQHQDQMKTDGEDYEEPVRTRQELSHQRHNDNTSHCSKPVQTVDSKETFTPKQQDWSHSLDQHDPLEHQKIKEEEEELSVQQEDQLQGLEEGSVTKFTFTTVIVKSEEDDKDTPQSSQLHHTNQIKTEAEDCGGPEPDRNSESSESESDDSSDWDDSRKPEPGSDPLESDGTPEPGGKPFSCSLCGKSYLRKGSLRDHMKLHAEGKHFSCSFCSKKFYSRTGIERHTRIHTGEKPYSCYFCDLGFAQKSSLVSHLRIHTGEKPFKCSICDASFRISCHLSKHLKYHAREKCFSCSLCSKTFDQREALKEHRLEHKGEKPFSCSVCGKTFARRGTLERHGTVHSEEKPFCCSVCGKGYTRPENLKHHMSVHLEEKVPQSS from the exons ATGGAAGAGGCTGATGGGAAAGCTGGAGTCCTCTCACACACAg ATGTCCATCAGCTGTCAGTGATTAAAGTAGAGGTTGTCCATGAAGAACTGGACCAGAACCTCAGTCCACGCAGGAACAACCTGATGGAGATGCTGCATattaaagaagaaaaggaggaaatcTGGGGCCATCAGGAAGGAGAACAGCATCAAGATCAAATGAAGACTGATGGAGAAGACTATgaagaaccagtcagaaccaggcAGGAACTCTCTCATCAAAGACACAATGACAATACTTCACATTGTTCTAAACCTGTACAGACTGTAGACAGTAAAGAGACGTTCACCCCCAAGCAGCAGGACTGGAGCCACAGTCTGGATCAGCATGACCCACTGGAGCACcaaaaaattaaagaagaagaagaggaactCTCAGTTCAGCAAGAAGACCAGCTTCAAGGTCTAGAGGAGGGTTCTGTCACCAAGTTCACATTCACTACTGTGATTGTGAAGAGTGAAGAAGATGACAAAGACACACCTCAGTCCTCACAGCTTCATCACACCAACCAGATCAAAACTGAAGCTGAGGACTGTggaggaccagaaccagacagGAACTCAGAGTCTTCTGAGTCCGAGTCTGATGACAGTTCAGACTGGGATGATTCCAGGAAACCAGAACCAGGTTCAGACCCGTTAGAAAGTGATGGAACACCAGAACCAGGAGGGAAACCGTTCAGCTGCTCACTTTGTGGTAAAAGTTACCTTAGGAAGGGCTCCTTGAGAGATCACATGAAGCTTCACGCAGAGGGAAAACATTTCAGCTGCTCTTTCTGTAGCAAGAAATTTTATTCTAGGACTGGAATCGAGAGACACACGAGAATCCATACAGGAGAGAAACCCTACAGCTGTTACTTCTGTGATCTTGGCTTTGCACAGAAATCCTCTCTGGTCTCGCACCTTAGAATTCACACGGGAGAGAAGCCCTTCAAGTGTTCCATTTGTGACGCGTCTTTCCGTATCTCGTGCCATTTGTCCAAACACTTGAAGTATCACGCCAGGGAAAAATGTTTCAGCTGCTCTCTTTGCAGTAAAACATTTGATCAACGTGAAGCCCTGAAAGAACACAGATTGGAACACAAAGGAGAGAAGCCTTTCAGCTGCTCGGTTTGCGGTAAAACTTTTGCTCGGCGTGGAACCCTGGAACGACACGGGACAGTCCACTCGGAAGAGAAGCCTTTCTGCTGCTCTGTTTGTGGTAAAGGGTATACACGTCCTGAGAATCTGAAACACCACATGAGTGTCCATTTAGAGGAGAAGGTACCACAGTCTTCATGA
- the LOC137607735 gene encoding zinc finger protein 665-like, producing MEEPDVKGPVRSHTDVQQLSVIKVEVLHEQLNQNLSPNLMEVLNIKKEKEEIWISQEGEQHQDQMRTEEEDGKDPEPDRNSESSEPETDDSSDWDDSRKPEPGSDPLESDGTPEPGGKPFSCSMCGNGYLRKSSLRDHMRLHAEGKHFSCSVCSKKFLWRTGVVRHMRVHTGEKPYRCEICNARLTEKSTLIAHLRIHTGENPFKCSVCEASFHVSSHLSKHMKVHTGEKHFSCSVCGQKFAQREALRRHRSVHKGEKLFSCSLCAKKFVSRGSLRKHGTIHSGEKPFSCSVCGKTFVCRSSLRRHRTAHSEEKPFNCSVCGKGYTRSENMKRHKSSPPWKRLMGKLESAHTQVGLGPGLGPGPGPGLGPGPGLGLGLGLGPGLGLGLGLGPGPGLGLGLDVQQLSVIKVEVLHEHLDGNLSPDLNNVMEDCKEPEPVRNLHQGSDDNTSQCSEPETVDSKEEFTPKQQDWSPSLDQHDPPELFKIKEEEEELSVQEAEKLQGLEEGSVTKFTFTPVFVKSEEDDKDTPQSSQLHQTNEIKSEAEDCGGPEPDRNSESSESESDDSSDWDDSRKPEPGSDQSEGDGTPEPGGKPFSCLICGNSYLRKSSLRDHMKLHAEGKHFSCSFCSKKFYSRTGIERHTRVHTGEKPYNCYFCDRGFAQKSAMVKHLRIHTGEKPFKCSICESSFRISSHLTKHLKYHARVKCFSCSLCSKTFDQREALKEHRLEHKGEKPFSCSVCGKTFARRGTLNRHGTVHSGDKPFSCSVCGKGYTRPETLKHHMSVHSEEKGPQSS from the exons ATGGAGGAACCTGATGTCAAAGGTCCAGTCCGCTCACACACAG ACGTCCAGCAGCTGTCAGTGATTAAAGTAGAGGTTCTCCATGAACAACTGAACCAGAACCTCAGTCCAAACCTGATGGAGGTTCTGAatattaaaaaggaaaaggaggagatcTGGATCAGCCAGGAAGGAGAGCAGCATCAAGATCAAATGAGGACTGAAGAAGAAGACGGTAAAGACCCAGAACCAGACAGGAACTCAGAGTCTTCTGAACCAGAGACTGATGACAGTTCAGACTGGGATGATTCCAGGAAACCAGAACCAGGTTCAGACCCGTTAGAAAGTGATGGAACACCAGAACCAGGAGGGAAACCGTTCAGCTGCTCAATGTGTGGTAACGGTTACCTGCGGAAGTCTTCGCTGAGAGATCACATGAGGCTTCACGCAGAGGGAAAACATTTCAGCTGCTCTGTTTGCAGCAAGAAGTTTCTATGGAGGACAGGAGTTGTGAGacacatgagagtccacacaggagagaaaccctaCAGGTGTGAGATCTGTAACGCAAGACTGACGGAGAAATCCACTCTGATCGCGCACCTTAGAATCCACACGGGAGAGAATCCCTTCAAGTGTTCCGTTTGTGAGGCGTCTTTCCACGTCTCGTCCCATTTGTCCAAACACATGAAGGTTCACACCGGAGAGAAACACTTCAGCTGCTCGGTCTGTGGTCAGAAGTTTGCTCAGCGTGAAGCCCTGAGACGCCACAGATCCGTCCACAAAGGAGAGAAACTGTTCAGCTGCTCTCTTTGTGCTAAGAAGTTTGTGAGCAGGGGATCGCTGAGGAAACACGGGACGATCCACTCGGGAGAAAAGCCTTTCAGCTGCTCGGTTTGTGGAAAAACGTTTGTTTGCCGCAGCTCCCTGAGACGACACAGGACGGCCCACTCAGAAGAAAAGCCCTTCAACTGCTCGGTTTGTGGGAAAGGTTATACCCGCTCTGAGAATATGAAACGGCACAAGT CATCGCCTCCATGGAAGAGGCTGATGGGAAAGCTGGAGTCCGCTCACACACAGGTGGGTCTGGGTCCGGGTCTGGGTCCGGGTCCGGGTCCGGGTCTGGGTCCGGGTccgggtctgggtctgggtctgggtctgggtccgggtctgggtctgggtctgggtctgggtccgGGTCCGGggctgggtctgggtctgg acGTCCAGCAGCTGTCTGTGATTAAAGTAGAGGTTCTCCATGAACACCTGGATGGGAACCTCAGTCCGGACCTGAACAACGTGATGGAGGACTGCAAAGAACCAGAGCCAGTCAGGAACCTACATCAAGGAAGTGATGACAATACTTCACAATGTTCTGAACCAGAGACTGTAGACAGTAAAGAGGAGTTCACCCCCAAGCAGCAGGACTGGAGCCCCAGTCTGGATCAGCATGACCCCCCAGAACTGTTTAAAattaaagaggaggaagaggaactcTCAGTTCAGGAGGCAGAGAAGCTTCAAGGTCTAGAGGAGGGTTCTGTCACCAAGTTCACATTCACTCCTGTGTTTGTGAAGAGTGAAGAAGACGACAAAGACACACCTCAGTCCTCACAGCTTCATCAGACCAATGAGATAAAAAGTGAAGCTGAGGACTGTggaggaccagaaccagacagGAACTCAGAGTCTTCTGAGTCCGAGTCTGATGACAGTTCAGACTGGGATGATTCCAGGAAACCAGAACCAGGttcagaccaatcagaaggagATGGAACACCAGAACCAGGAGGGAAACCGTTCAGCTGCTTAATCTGTGGTAACAGTTACCTTCGGAAGTCATCACTGAGAGACCACATGAAGCTTCACGCAGAGGGAAAACATTTCAGCTGCTCTTTCTGTAGCAAGAAATTTTATTCTAGGACTGGAATCGAGAGACACACGAGAGTCCATACAGGAGAGAAACCCTACAACTGTTACTTCTGTGATCGAGGCTTTGCACAAAAATCCGCTATGGTCAAACACCTTAGAATTCACACGGGAGAGAAGCCCTTCAAGTGTTCCATTTGTGAGTCGTCTTTCCGTATCTCGTCCCATTTAACCAAACACTTGAAGTATCACGCTAGAGTGAAATGTTTCAGCTGCTCTCTTTGCAGTAAAACCTTTGATCAACGTGAAGCCCTGAAAGAACACAGATTGGAACACAAAGGAGAGAAGCCTTTCAGCTGCTCGGTTTGCGGTAAAACTTTTGCTCGGCGTGGAACCCTGAACCGACACGGAACGGTCCACTCAGGAGACAAGCCCTTCAGCTGCTCGGTTTGTGGTAAAGGGTATACACGTCCTGAGACTCTGAAACACCACATGAGTGTCCATTCAGAGGAGAAGGGACCACAGTCTTCGTGA
- the LOC137607736 gene encoding zinc finger protein 665-like, with protein MTSDPQLLLPLCSSGSLEAVGPGGASSPRAEMDTLRTLVTERLAAAVDDILEVFVRTVVRYREQIELQRRQLDVLRAAEEKRNRAAAFQQLLLNQEEVLVEQQDGNPSPDQENPPEPQHVKEEQERLWTNQGGESDVTEFRYSPAPVKSEEDEEDEEEEEEEEEEPQFSALHQDEGMRTDSDECEQSDPGKQVKMEPDQESDEDAGGRQTFGHPSRINQSDAMGGGMIGGSVFEQMFRQTGSVTRRLTLLTGQKEFSCSVCGKTFSHKRTLNRHLVSHTGERPYSCSVCGKRFARKENLKQHFVLHTGEKPFSCAVCGKTFAQHGTMSRHVSVHLSEKPFSCSVCGKEFARKENLKRHSSVHDKESPSVTSKFFKTFSGHFGSFILSVYMFAPLENNMVSSAKIRHLNTEDAGEKREKDVEERESPLEQQILLNPELKASVLKVWLKVRLREGELGNFCPEHLLVPIGRVLAPDPREAGLSYQRPAAASGGCSDRPDALPSLLFILSSSSDRFLLIMTSDPQLLLPLCSSGSLEAVGPGGSSSPRAEMDTLRTLVTERLAAAVDDILEVFVRTVVRYREQIELQRRQLDVLRAAEEKRNRAADPLPVPSWIKLCPEDLNLQLDQPDRSDRMDAAVATHIKTEAASGDCGEPSSDPTGGSPGNGRLLADWSDPVGLWNPEDLQEPPVSPQTSPDPPPQTPSAFSCKVCGEPFQRVRHLFAHSSAHLSDCGVCGKRLEAAENLKLHLGTHREAAFRCGVCGQSFTLRGNLRTHMRIHSGERPFACTVCGKSFGRRATLVRHVRSHTGEKPFACSYCGRGFVEKGNLTVHLRTHTGEDSYVCAVCGRAFTQRSHWAKHVQVHRKVDPKADKSYTCDICGKRLTRFDGYQKHLRIHTGEKPYRCDECGRRFSDNSNYKRHIRRHGGQKLQQS; from the exons atgacctctgacccgcaGCTGCTGCTTCCGCTCTGCTCCTCCGGCTCCCTGGAGGCTGTCGGCCCGGGGGGGGCGAGCAGCCCCCGGGCCGAGATGGACACCCTGAGGACGCTGGTGACGGAGCGGCTGGCGGCGGCCGTGGACGACATCCTGGAGGTGTTCGTGAGGACCGTGGTCCGGTACCGGGAGCAGATCGAGCTCCAGCGGCGGCAGCTGGACGTCCTGAGGGCCGCGGAGGAGAAACGGAACCGGGCAGCAG CCTTCCAGCAGCTGCTGTTGAATCAGGAAGAGGTTCTCGTGGAGCAGCAGGATGGGAATCCCAGTCCGGACCAGGAGAACCCACCAGAACCGCAACACGTAAAAGAGGAACAGGAGAGACTCTGGACCAATCAGGGTGGAGAGTCTGACGTCACCGAATTCAGATATTCTCCTGCTCCTGTGAAGAgcgaagaagacgaagaagatgaagaagaagaggaggaggaggaggaggagcctcagTTCTCAGCGCTCCATcaggatgaagggatgaggaCTGATTCAGACGAGTGTGAACAGTCCGATCCAGGTAAACAGGTGAAGATGGAACCCGATCAGGAGAGCGATGAGGACGCCGGCGGCCGTCAGACGTTTGGACACCCTTCACGAATAAATCAAAGCGATGCAATGGGAGGGGGAATGATCGGCGGCTCGGTTTTTGAGCAGATGTTCAGACAGACGGGAAGCGTGACGCGACGCTTGACTCTCCTGACGGGACAGAAAGAGTTCAGCTGTTCGGTTTGCGGTAAGACCTTCTCCCACAAGAGAACTCTGAACCGTCACCTGGTGTCGCACACGGGCGAGAGACCGTACAGCTGCTCGGTTTGCGGCAAGAGATTTGCCAGAAAAGAAAACCTGAAGCAGCATTTCGTTCTCCACACGGGCGAAAAACCGTTCAGCTGCGCGGTTTGCGGGAAAACGTTCGCGCAGCACGGAACCATGAGCCGTCACGTCAGCGTCCACCTGTCGGAGAAGCCCTTCAGTTGCTCCGTCTGTGGAAAAGAGTTCGCGAGGAAAGAAAACCTGAAGCGACACTCGTCCGTCCACGACAAAGAGTCTCCGTCCGTCACGTCCAAGTTCTTCA AAACTTTTTCTGGTCACTTTGGGTCATTTATTTTGTCGGTTTATATGTTCGCGCCTCTAGAAAACAACATGGTGTCGTCAGCGAAAATAAGACATCTAAATACCGAGGACGCCggagagaagagggagaaggatGTAGAGGAGAGGGAGTCGCCTCTGGAGCAGCAGATCCTCCTGAATCCAGAACTGAAGGCGTCGGTTCT TAAAGTCTGGTTAAAGGTTCGGTTGAGGGAAGGGGAACTAGGAAACTTCTGCCCGGAACATTTATTGGTTCCCATCGGACGTGTTTTGGCGCCGGACCCCAGGGAGGCGGGGCTATCTTACCAGcgaccagcagcagcttccgGTGGCTGCTCTGACCGTCCCGACGCGCTtccgtccctcctcttcatcctcagctcTTCATCGGATCGTTTCCTCCTcatcatgacctctgacccgcaGCTGCTGCTTCCGCTCTGCTCCTCCGGCTCCCTGGAGGCTGTCGGCCCGGGGGGGTCGAGCAGCCCCCGGGCCGAGATGGACACCCTGAGGACGCTGGTGACGGAGCGGCTGGCGGCGGCCGTGGACGACATCCTGGAGGTGTTCGTGAGGACCGTGGTCCGGTACCGGGAGCAGATCGAGCTCCAGCGGCGGCAGCTGGACGTCCTGAGGGCCGCGGAGGAGAAACGGAACCGGGCAGCAG ACCCGCTTCCGGTTCCGTCCTGGATCAAACTGTGTCCCGAAGACCTGAACCTCCAGCTGGACCAGCCGGACCGTTCGGACCGGATGGACGCCGCCGTCGCCACCCACATTAAAACAGAAGCTGCTAGCGGCGACTGTGGCGAGCCGTCCTCCGATCCGACTGGCGGTTCCCCCGGCAACGGCCGCCTCCTGGCCGACTGGAGCGACCCCGTAGGACTGTGGAACCCCGAAGATCTGCAGGAACCACCGGTTTCCCCTCAGACCTCCCCAGACCCGCCTCCACAGACCCCCTCGGCGTTCTCCTGCAAAGTCTGCGGCGAGCCGTTCCAGCGGGTCCGGCATCTCTTCGCTCATTCCTCGGCGCACCTGAGCGACTGTGGCGTATGCGGGAAACGCCTGGAGGCCGCCGAGAACCTGAAGCTACACCTGGGCACGCACAGGGAGGCGGCGTTCCGCTGCGGCGTCTGCGGACAGAGCTTCACGCTGCGGGGGAACCTCAGGACGCACATGAGGATCCACTCCGGCGAGCGGCCGTTCGCCTGCACCGTCTGCGGGAAGAGCTTCGGCCGCCGGGCCACGCTGGTGCGACACGTCCGCAGCCACACGGGCGAGAAGCCCTTCGCCTGCTCGTACTGCGGCCGCGGCTTCGTGGAGAAGGGCAACCTGACGGTGCACCTGAGGACGCACACCGGAGA GGACTCGTACGTCTGCGCCGTCTGTGGGCGGGCCTTCACCCAGCGCAGCCACTGGGCCAAACACGTGCAGGTTCACCGTAAGGTGGACCCCAAAGCGGACAAGTCGTACACCTGCGACATCTGCGGCAAGCGGCTGACGCGCTTCGACGGCTACCAGAAGCACCTGCGCATCCACACGGGGGAGAAGCCGTACCGCTGCGACGAGTGCGGCCGCCGCTTCAGCGACAACTCCAACTACAAGCGGCACATCCGGCGCCATGGCGGACAGAAGCTACAGCAGAGCTGA
- the LOC137607069 gene encoding zinc finger protein 32-like isoform X2, translating to MEEPDVKGPVRSHTDVQQLSVIKVEVLHEELNWNLSPHRNNLLDVLHIKEEKTDGEDYEEPEPVRNSHQGRDGINSQCSEPETVDSKEEFTPKQQDWSPSLDQHDPPELFKIKEEEEELSVQEAEKLQGLEEGSVTKFTFTPVFVKSEEDDKDRTQSSQLHQTNQIKTEAEDCGGPEPDRNSESSESESDDSSDWEDSRKPEPGSDPFESDGTPEPGGKPFSCSLCGKSYLRKGSLRDHMKLHAEGKHFSCSFCSKKFYSRTGIERHTRIHTGEKPYSCYFCDRGFAQKSTLVSHLRIHTGEKPFKCSVCDVSFRLSCHLSKHEKLHSRVKFFSCSFCSKTFDQREALKEHRLVHKGEKPFSCSVCGKTFSRRVTLERHGTVHSGEKPFCCSVCGCHSPAS from the exons ATGGAGGAACCTGATGTCAAAGGTCCAGTCCGCTCACACACAG ACGTCCAGCAGCTGTCAGTGATTAAAGTAGAGGTTCTCCATGAAGAACTGAACTGGAACCTCAGTCCACACAGGAACAACTTGCTGGATGTGCTGCATATTAAAGAGGAAAAGACTGATGGAGAAGACtatgaagaaccagaaccagtcaGGAACTCACATCAAGGACGAGATGGCATTAATTCACAATGTTCTGAACCAGAGACTGTAGACAGTAAAGAGGAGTTCACCCCCAAGCAGCAGGACTGGAGCCCCAGTCTGGATCAGCATGACCCCCCAGAACTGTTTAAAattaaagaggaggaagaggaactcTCAGTTCAGGAGGCAGAGAAGCTTCAAGGTCTAGAGGAGGGTTCTGTCACCAAGTTCACGTTCACTCCTGTGTTTGTGAAGAGTGAAGAAGATGACAAAGACAGAACCCAGTCCTCACAGCTTCATCAGACCAACCAGATCAAAACTGAAGCTGAGGACTGTggaggaccagaaccagacagGAACTCAGAGTCTTCTGAGTCCGAGTCTGATGACAGTTCAGACTGGGAGGATTCCAGGAAACCAGAACCAGGTTCAGACCCGTTTGAAAGTGATGGAACACCAGAACCAGGAGGGAAACCGTTCAGCTGCTCACTTTGTGGTAAAAGTTACCTTAGGAAGGGCTCCTTGAGAGATCACATGAAGCTTCACGCAGAGGGAAAACATTTCAGCTGCTCTTTCTGTAGCAAGAAATTTTATTCTAGGACTGGAATCGAGAGACACACGAGAATCCATACAGGAGAGAAACCCTACAGCTGTTACTTCTGTGATCGAGGCTTTGCACAAAAATCCACTCTGGTCTCGCACCTTAGAAttcacacaggagagaaacccttcaagTGTTCCGTTTGTGACGTATCTTTCCGTCTATCGTGCCATTTGTCCAAACACGAGAAGCTTCATTCCAGAGTGAAATTCTTCAGCTGCTCTTTTTGCAGTAAAACATTTGATCAACGTGAAGCCCTGAAAGAGCACAGATTGGTTCACAAAGGAGAGAAGCCTTTCAGCTGCTCGGTTTGTGGTAAAACGTTTTCTCGGCGTGTAACCCTGGAACGACACGGGACGGTCCACTCAGGGGAGAAGCCTTTCTGCTGCTCCGTTTGTG GCTGTCATTCACCAGCGTCCTGA